In the genome of Acidobacteriota bacterium, one region contains:
- a CDS encoding efflux RND transporter permease subunit, whose amino-acid sequence MKSLAAICIVRPVFASMLILALVVVGAASWFGLGVDRFPAVDLPTVRVRTILPGASPEEIEVQVSQRIEEAVNTVEGINELRSVSAAGISLVIATFELDRDIDAATQDVRDRVAAVVSRLPVDAQPPVIAKADNDQAPVVTIAVTANRPLRELTELADKVVKVQLERARGVGEVTLVGGLERAINVWVEADRLAAYRLPITTVRSALVRQNADLPGGNVTQQTTEQTLRTMGRLTDPTAFNDLVLTRIDGAPIRVRDVGFAEDGTKEQRSLSRLDGVPTVILEVRRQSGANTVAVIEAVRANMARAQAQLPPDVSLEVIRDQSRYIYNALHEINVHLVLGSVFACLVVFVFMRNWRSTLIAGVAIPASVIATFGMMRALDFTLNSVTMLALVLMVGIVIDDAIVVLENIFRFVEEKKLEPFAAAREATAEIALPVMATTFSLAVIFIPVSFMSSVSGRFLYQFGITAAVAIMVSLLVSFTLTPMMSARLLRGGGGAHGGGQAARSRAGFYATIDAVYTGLLQWSMERRPVVLGLAATVALSSIPLYGLVRQEYVPSDVDEAEFEMSVTAREGTSLASMNQALEVVEREVRTVPGVRLVLASVGGSFLGAVNQGTLYVRIAPHEERVLSIGRVVRSLLRLDPLEAFRGNYSQRQVMQEIRRRMRAYPDLRTSVRNIQAFNLGGGPWDVDFAIRGPELEPLAGFAEALRRRAPELGLVDADTTLKLDKPELRVEIDRARAADLGVDTQDIAAALRLMVGGDQEVTRFRDAAVNDDYDVQLRLVEGDRNDRGTIAQLFVPRQGGGVVRLDNVVRIVDAESPSRIDRLDRQRVVNVRGGVAPGFAQGDRVATLRQEVASMNLPPAYSTSVTGKSRELERTAQEFVWAFLLSIAFMYMILAAQFESTVHPLTILLSLPIAIPFALLSLWATGNTLNLYSSLGLLVLFGVVKKNAILQIDHMNNLRRAGMARLDAILQANRDRLRPILMTTLSLVAGMTPLALGTGPGAEERRTIAVVVIGGQMLSLLLTLLVTPVAYSTFDDIGRSFAWRRLSARARALLPWWRSPSAGEARS is encoded by the coding sequence ATGAAGAGCCTCGCTGCCATCTGCATCGTCCGCCCCGTGTTCGCCAGCATGCTGATCCTGGCGCTGGTCGTGGTGGGGGCGGCCAGCTGGTTCGGCCTCGGCGTCGACCGTTTTCCGGCCGTGGACCTCCCGACGGTGCGGGTGCGCACGATCCTGCCTGGGGCGTCGCCGGAAGAGATCGAAGTCCAGGTGTCGCAGCGCATCGAAGAGGCCGTGAACACCGTCGAGGGCATCAACGAGCTTCGGTCGGTGTCGGCGGCCGGCATTTCGCTGGTGATTGCGACCTTCGAGCTCGACCGCGACATCGACGCCGCGACGCAGGACGTGCGCGATCGCGTGGCGGCGGTGGTGAGCCGCCTGCCGGTCGACGCCCAGCCGCCGGTCATCGCGAAGGCCGACAACGATCAGGCCCCGGTCGTGACGATCGCGGTGACGGCCAACCGTCCGCTCCGCGAGCTGACCGAACTGGCCGACAAGGTGGTCAAGGTGCAGCTCGAGCGGGCCCGCGGGGTGGGCGAGGTGACGCTCGTGGGCGGCCTCGAGCGGGCGATCAACGTCTGGGTCGAGGCCGACCGTCTCGCGGCCTACCGGCTGCCGATCACGACCGTGCGCAGCGCCCTGGTGCGGCAGAACGCCGACCTGCCCGGCGGCAACGTGACGCAGCAGACGACCGAGCAGACGCTGCGCACGATGGGGCGGCTCACCGACCCCACGGCCTTCAACGACCTGGTGCTGACGCGCATCGACGGGGCGCCGATCCGCGTGCGTGACGTCGGCTTCGCCGAGGACGGCACGAAAGAGCAGCGGTCGCTGTCGCGGCTCGACGGCGTGCCGACGGTGATTCTCGAGGTGCGGCGCCAGTCGGGGGCGAACACGGTGGCCGTCATCGAGGCGGTCAGGGCGAACATGGCACGGGCGCAGGCCCAGCTCCCGCCCGATGTCTCGTTGGAGGTGATCCGCGATCAGTCGCGGTACATCTACAACGCGCTGCACGAGATCAACGTGCACCTCGTGCTGGGCAGCGTGTTCGCGTGCCTCGTCGTGTTCGTCTTCATGCGCAACTGGCGCTCCACGCTGATTGCCGGCGTGGCGATTCCGGCATCGGTCATCGCCACCTTCGGCATGATGCGGGCGCTCGATTTCACGCTCAACAGCGTGACGATGCTGGCGCTCGTGCTGATGGTGGGCATCGTGATCGACGACGCGATCGTGGTGCTCGAGAACATCTTCCGCTTCGTCGAGGAGAAGAAGCTCGAGCCGTTCGCGGCAGCGCGCGAGGCGACCGCCGAGATCGCGCTGCCGGTGATGGCGACGACCTTCAGCCTCGCGGTCATCTTCATCCCGGTGTCGTTCATGTCGAGCGTGTCGGGGCGCTTTCTGTACCAGTTCGGGATCACGGCGGCGGTGGCCATCATGGTCAGCCTCCTCGTGTCGTTCACGCTGACGCCGATGATGAGCGCCCGCCTCCTGAGGGGCGGAGGTGGTGCGCACGGCGGAGGCCAGGCCGCCAGGTCGCGCGCCGGGTTCTACGCCACGATCGACGCCGTCTACACGGGCCTGCTGCAGTGGTCGATGGAACGACGCCCGGTCGTGCTGGGCCTCGCGGCGACCGTCGCGCTCTCCTCGATCCCGCTCTACGGCCTCGTGAGGCAGGAGTACGTGCCGAGCGACGTCGACGAGGCCGAGTTCGAGATGAGCGTGACGGCCCGGGAGGGCACGAGCCTCGCCTCGATGAACCAGGCGCTCGAGGTCGTCGAGCGCGAGGTGCGGACGGTGCCCGGCGTGCGGCTGGTGCTGGCGAGCGTTGGGGGCAGCTTCCTCGGCGCGGTGAACCAGGGCACGTTGTACGTGCGCATCGCGCCCCACGAGGAACGGGTCCTCTCGATCGGGCGTGTCGTCAGGAGCCTGCTGCGCCTCGATCCGCTCGAAGCGTTTCGCGGCAACTACAGCCAGCGTCAGGTCATGCAGGAGATCAGGCGGCGGATGCGCGCGTATCCCGACCTGCGCACGTCGGTACGGAACATCCAGGCGTTCAACCTCGGCGGCGGGCCGTGGGACGTGGACTTCGCCATCCGCGGGCCCGAGCTCGAGCCGCTGGCGGGGTTCGCCGAGGCGCTGCGCCGGCGCGCCCCGGAGCTCGGTCTCGTCGACGCGGACACGACCTTGAAGCTCGACAAGCCGGAGCTGCGCGTCGAGATCGACCGGGCGCGGGCCGCCGACCTCGGCGTCGACACGCAGGACATCGCCGCCGCGCTGCGCCTCATGGTCGGCGGCGACCAGGAAGTGACGCGGTTCCGCGACGCCGCCGTCAACGATGACTACGACGTCCAGCTCAGGCTCGTCGAGGGCGACCGCAACGACCGGGGCACGATCGCGCAGCTCTTCGTGCCGCGCCAGGGCGGCGGCGTCGTGCGCCTCGATAACGTCGTGAGGATCGTCGACGCCGAGAGCCCCTCTCGCATCGATCGACTCGACCGTCAGCGCGTCGTCAACGTCCGCGGTGGCGTCGCGCCGGGGTTCGCGCAGGGCGACCGGGTCGCCACGCTGCGGCAGGAGGTGGCGTCGATGAACCTGCCGCCCGCCTACAGCACCAGCGTGACCGGGAAGAGCCGAGAGCTCGAGCGCACCGCGCAGGAGTTCGTCTGGGCCTTCCTGCTGTCGATCGCCTTCATGTACATGATCCTGGCGGCGCAGTTCGAGAGCACGGTGCACCCGCTCACCATCCTCCTCTCGCTGCCAATCGCCATCCCGTTCGCCCTGCTGTCGCTCTGGGCGACGGGCAACACCCTCAACCTGTATTCGTCGCTCGGCCTGCTCGTGCTCTTCGGCGTCGTGAAGAAGAACGCCATCCTGCAGATCGACCACATGAACAACCTGCGCCGGGCGGGCATGGCCCGCCTCGACGCGATCCTCCAGGCCAACCGCGACCGGTTGCGACCGATCCTCATGACCACGCTGTCGCTCGTCGCCGGCATGACGCCGCTTGCGCTCGGGACGGGCCCGGGCGCCGAGGAGCGGCGGACCATCGCGGTCGTGGTGATTGGCGGGCAGATGCTGTCGCTGCTGCTCACGCTGCTCGTGACGCCGGTGGCCTATTCGACCTTCGACGACATCGGCCGCTCGTTCGCGTGGCGGCGGCTCAGCGCGCGGGCGCGCGCCCTGCTGCCGTGGTGGCGGTCGCCCAGCGCCGGGGAAGCGCGGTCGTAG